A genomic segment from Clostridium pasteurianum BC1 encodes:
- a CDS encoding helix-turn-helix domain-containing protein, producing MVLSKEELGKLVKESRKIKSDKIMKRYTQVMLADDIDKSQGYIGDIESGRTYPTFRVLSKIAEACEVPFSFFGSTEADALKRIIMSAYPDMSNEKVQKFLNYVLSELSDNENSPFIDIDQDLTLDILKTMYTEFKDKEKFNEYLLHKKDYPQTHVAEDTNDYIPVSRSEILDAKSAMNLILSQPGLMLNGELLSDQSKIALANAIKLGLQYAEQMQKKEKNNK from the coding sequence ATGGTACTTTCTAAAGAGGAACTTGGAAAATTAGTAAAAGAATCACGTAAAATTAAATCTGATAAGATAATGAAAAGATATACTCAAGTAATGCTTGCTGATGATATAGATAAATCTCAAGGTTATATTGGTGATATAGAATCTGGAAGGACATATCCAACATTTAGAGTACTAAGCAAAATTGCTGAAGCATGCGAGGTACCTTTTAGTTTCTTTGGTAGTACAGAAGCCGATGCTCTAAAAAGAATTATAATGAGTGCTTATCCTGATATGTCTAATGAAAAAGTGCAAAAATTTTTAAACTATGTCCTTTCTGAGCTTAGTGACAATGAAAATTCTCCTTTTATAGATATTGACCAGGATCTTACTTTGGATATATTGAAAACCATGTATACTGAATTTAAGGATAAAGAAAAATTTAATGAGTATCTATTACATAAAAAAGACTATCCTCAGACCCATGTAGCCGAAGATACTAATGATTATATACCAGTTAGCCGTTCCGAGATTTTAGATGCTAAATCTGCTATGAATTTAATACTGTCCCAACCTGGTCTGATGCTAAATGGTGAACTATTATCAGACCAAAGTAAAATAGCTCTGGCAAACGCTATTAAACTAGGGCTACAATATGCAGAACAAATGCAGAAAAAGGAGAAGAATAATAAATAG
- a CDS encoding ImmA/IrrE family metallo-endopeptidase, which produces MIKDIVQGVIDLYMTRDPFELCNCLDIESMLNDLGDEIKGFFQRTPDGYEIIHINTRLSEEERRYICAHELGHAILHTNMSIGFFIENKLQIRNKYEIEADRFAAELLIEDNLDSKEFSQLNVEQISRCLCVPEKLIIYKFNLDI; this is translated from the coding sequence ATGATAAAAGATATTGTCCAAGGTGTTATTGATTTATATATGACTAGAGATCCCTTTGAATTATGTAATTGCTTAGATATTGAAAGCATGCTTAATGATTTGGGAGATGAAATAAAGGGCTTCTTTCAAAGAACTCCTGACGGTTATGAAATAATTCATATAAACACAAGATTATCTGAAGAAGAAAGAAGATATATTTGTGCTCATGAGTTAGGCCATGCTATTCTCCATACAAATATGTCTATAGGCTTTTTTATTGAAAACAAACTTCAAATTAGAAATAAATACGAAATTGAAGCAGATAGATTTGCAGCTGAGCTATTAATAGAGGACAACCTTGATTCTAAAGAGTTTTCCCAGTTAAATGTTGAACAAATTAGCAGGTGTTTATGTGTACCTGAAAAACTTATTATATATAAATTTAATTTGGATATATAA
- a CDS encoding flavodoxin, with the protein MILLSFMLVLSTVACTNNSNKSSATGQNKNTSTNVTESGTSNSSTGDKSNSNGSASAKTNEGSKKILIAYFSQTGTTKKAAERIQELTKGDIFEIKTATPYPEDYQKLADATKKEKDENARPKLATKVENMDDYDVIFVGYPIWWHTAPMAIDTFLESYNLSGKTIVPFCTSSSSDIKESMGAINTFGAKANILEGLTANNLNDIEPWLKKIGIIK; encoded by the coding sequence TTGATTTTACTATCTTTCATGCTGGTACTTTCCACCGTAGCGTGCACAAACAATAGTAATAAATCCTCTGCTACTGGGCAGAACAAAAATACTTCTACAAATGTAACTGAGTCTGGTACTAGTAATTCAAGTACTGGAGATAAGTCAAATTCAAATGGTTCTGCTTCAGCAAAGACTAATGAAGGATCAAAAAAGATTCTGATTGCATATTTTTCTCAAACAGGAACTACGAAAAAAGCAGCAGAAAGAATTCAGGAACTTACTAAAGGTGATATTTTTGAAATTAAAACTGCGACACCATACCCCGAAGATTATCAAAAATTAGCAGATGCTACTAAAAAGGAAAAGGACGAGAACGCCAGACCAAAGTTAGCGACGAAGGTAGAAAATATGGATGATTATGATGTGATTTTTGTTGGTTATCCAATCTGGTGGCATACGGCACCAATGGCAATAGATACATTCCTTGAATCTTACAATTTATCAGGAAAGACAATTGTTCCTTTCTGCACCAGTTCTTCGAGTGATATCAAAGAAAGCATGGGAGCAATCAACACTTTTGGTGCTAAGGCAAATATATTGGAAGGATTAACAGCAAACAATCTTAATGACATTGAACCGTGGTTGAAAAAAATAGGTATTATTAAATAA